The following proteins are co-located in the Vibrio astriarenae genome:
- a CDS encoding outer membrane protein, with translation MKRTLVAALVSLSLGAKAAGWDDLRISGFGSVGIGQSDNAVGYAGYTDEKVDWEQETLAGLQFDFRINDRSKFVTQIVSNSRYDYAPKIEMAYASYSFESFTARAGKLRLPLFFYSDYTDVGYAYPMIRPSQELYENLVLKGYTGADLLIPVEFENSTLLFQPVVGIGEIDEDDSVFGEVDLDGMYGLSAQWIHEDLMLRGSYFAAEANPTCTVTDPTSKTDACTVAHGIVAGQDGQFISLGAQYDNGDLLANIEAADVQLEGQFYDYRSVTGLLGYRVGKFTPYLAAGWVETTDNEERTGSPLALSMSYERISYSVGSRWDFTKNMALKFDVTYVDYKETSGGFTSNVPQVSGNEYEDSSLVYSARLDFVF, from the coding sequence ATGAAAAGAACACTCGTTGCCGCTTTAGTGAGTTTATCATTAGGCGCGAAAGCTGCTGGATGGGATGATCTAAGAATCAGTGGTTTTGGTTCTGTAGGAATTGGACAATCAGATAACGCAGTGGGCTACGCTGGTTACACAGATGAAAAAGTAGATTGGGAACAAGAAACGTTAGCGGGTCTGCAGTTTGATTTCAGAATCAACGACCGTTCAAAGTTTGTTACTCAAATCGTATCAAACAGTCGCTACGACTACGCTCCAAAGATTGAAATGGCTTACGCGAGCTATTCGTTTGAATCGTTCACTGCTCGTGCGGGTAAGCTTCGCTTGCCACTGTTCTTCTACTCTGATTACACAGATGTAGGCTACGCATACCCAATGATTCGTCCGTCACAAGAGCTGTATGAAAACCTTGTATTGAAGGGTTACACCGGTGCTGACCTACTGATTCCAGTGGAGTTTGAAAACTCAACGCTACTGTTTCAACCTGTAGTGGGTATAGGTGAAATCGATGAGGATGACTCTGTATTCGGTGAGGTAGATCTTGATGGCATGTACGGATTAAGTGCGCAGTGGATCCATGAGGACTTGATGCTTCGTGGTTCTTATTTTGCGGCTGAGGCAAATCCGACTTGTACGGTTACAGACCCTACGAGTAAAACAGACGCTTGCACCGTAGCCCACGGTATTGTCGCTGGGCAAGATGGACAGTTTATTTCGCTAGGCGCTCAGTATGATAATGGTGATTTACTCGCGAATATTGAAGCTGCTGATGTTCAACTAGAGGGTCAGTTTTATGACTACCGCTCAGTTACAGGTCTTCTAGGCTATCGTGTGGGTAAATTTACTCCGTACCTAGCTGCAGGTTGGGTAGAAACAACAGACAACGAAGAGCGTACTGGCTCACCACTTGCGTTGTCTATGAGCTATGAGCGTATATCATACTCGGTAGGATCTCGTTGGGATTTCACAAAAAATATGGCTCTCAAATTTGATGTAACTTACGTCGATTACAAAGAGACGAGTGGCGGGTTCACCTCAAATGTGCCTCAGGTTTCTGGCAACGAGTATGAAGACAGCTCACTTGTCTACTCAGCACGACTAGACTTCGTATTCTAA